A single window of Hirundo rustica isolate bHirRus1 chromosome 16, bHirRus1.pri.v3, whole genome shotgun sequence DNA harbors:
- the SYS1 gene encoding protein SYS1 homolog isoform X1, which translates to MAAQFRSYVWDPALIVAQMVLLQAGYYSSLGLWLALLGTLGSTGPSLQQVFSDERSGLAVLHPAREAVPGFHRHRSLLPPAGLLDLQLALPLDADVVAGAHRVHGADGGHRGVPVHEDRAAGDPPQLRPQIQRIDCPWQRRAALCHCSQHNASNASESSLKKHSRSV; encoded by the exons ATGGCGGCGCAGTTCCGCAGCTACGTGTGGGACCCCGCGCTGATCGTGGCGCagatggtgctgctgcaggcGGGATACTACAGCTCGCTCGGGCTCTGGCTCGCCCTCCTcggcaccctgggcagcaccgGGCCCTCCCTCCAGCAGGTCTTCAGCGACGAG CGCTCTGGCCTTGCTGTACTTCATCCGGCGAGGGAAGCAGTGCCTGGATTTCACCGTCACCGTTCACTTCTTCCACCTGCTGGGCTGCTGGATCTACAACTCGCGCTTCCCCTCGACGCTGACGTGGTGGCTGGTGCACATCGTGTGCACGGCGCTGATGGCGGCCATCGGGGAGTACCTGTGCATGAGGATAGAGCTGCGGGAGATCCCCCTCAACTCCGCCCCCAAATCCAACGTATAGACTGCCCCTGGCAACGACGTGCTGCGTTATGTCATTGTTCCCAGCACAACGCATCCAATGCCTCGGAATCATCCCTGAAGAAGCACAGCAGGTCTGTTTAg
- the SYS1 gene encoding protein SYS1 homolog isoform X2 — MAAQFRSYVWDPALIVAQMVLLQAGYYSSLGLWLALLGTLGSTGPSLQQVFSDEILGFSTPPGRLSMMAFILNALTCALALLYFIRRGKQCLDFTVTVHFFHLLGCWIYNSRFPSTLTWWLVHIVCTALMAAIGEYLCMRIELREIPLNSAPKSNV, encoded by the exons ATGGCGGCGCAGTTCCGCAGCTACGTGTGGGACCCCGCGCTGATCGTGGCGCagatggtgctgctgcaggcGGGATACTACAGCTCGCTCGGGCTCTGGCTCGCCCTCCTcggcaccctgggcagcaccgGGCCCTCCCTCCAGCAGGTCTTCAGCGACGAG ATTTTAGGCTTCTCAACCCCGCCGGGGAGGCTCTCCATGATGGCTTTCATCCTCAATGCACTCACCTG CGCTCTGGCCTTGCTGTACTTCATCCGGCGAGGGAAGCAGTGCCTGGATTTCACCGTCACCGTTCACTTCTTCCACCTGCTGGGCTGCTGGATCTACAACTCGCGCTTCCCCTCGACGCTGACGTGGTGGCTGGTGCACATCGTGTGCACGGCGCTGATGGCGGCCATCGGGGAGTACCTGTGCATGAGGATAGAGCTGCGGGAGATCCCCCTCAACTCCGCCCCCAAATCCAACGTATAG
- the SDC4 gene encoding syndecan-4 isoform X2 gives MPLPRVPLCAALLLGLLLRAAAAESVRETETMDAGWLDYPASGDLPDDEDIGEFRPHLTSDGLDLDETSGSGDYPDSEDGLYLTTMDTPVIPDNYIPGDTGRKIEGEKENTMVDNEIIPDKAVPVEENLSNKISMASTANSSIFERTEVLTALIAGGAVGLLFAIFLILLLVYRMKKKDEGSYDLGKKPIYKKAPTNEFYA, from the exons atgCCGCTGCCCCGCGTCCCGCTGTGCGCCGCGCTGCTGCTCGGCCTCCTCCTgcgagccgccgccgccgagtCG GTGAGAGAAACTGAAACCATGGATGCTGGATGGCTTGACTACCCTGCCTCTGGGGACTTGCCAGACGATGAAGACATTGGTGAATTCAGGCCTCACTTGACCTCTGATGGGCTAGATCTAGATGAGACATCTGGGTCAGGAG ACTACCCAGACTCTGAAGATGGCTTGTATCTGACCACCATGGATACCCCTGTG ATACCTGACAACTATATCCCTGGAGATACTGGGAGAAAGATAGAAGgtgagaaggaaaacacaatgGTGGACAACGAAATCATTCCAGACAAAGCTGTACCTGTCGAAGAGAACCTGTCCAACAAGATCTCCATGGCAAgcacagccaacagcagcatcTTTGAAAGAACAGAAGTCCTTACAG ctctcaTCGCAGGAGGAGCAGTGGGTCTCCTGTTTGCCATCTTCCTGATCCTGCTCTTGGTGTATCGCATGAAGAAAAAGGACGAGGGCAGTTACGACCTGGGGAAGAAACCCATCTACAAGAAAGCCCCCACAAATGAGTTCTATGCCTAA
- the SDC4 gene encoding syndecan-4 isoform X1 encodes MCSGSEPSVKCFWRVVSYSTCLHPHLQVRETETMDAGWLDYPASGDLPDDEDIGEFRPHLTSDGLDLDETSGSGDYPDSEDGLYLTTMDTPVIPDNYIPGDTGRKIEGEKENTMVDNEIIPDKAVPVEENLSNKISMASTANSSIFERTEVLTALIAGGAVGLLFAIFLILLLVYRMKKKDEGSYDLGKKPIYKKAPTNEFYA; translated from the exons ATGTGCTCGGGCTCTGAACCTTCTGTGAAATGCTTCTGGAGGGTTGTCTCATATTCAACTTGTCTCCACCCCCATTTACAGGTGAGAGAAACTGAAACCATGGATGCTGGATGGCTTGACTACCCTGCCTCTGGGGACTTGCCAGACGATGAAGACATTGGTGAATTCAGGCCTCACTTGACCTCTGATGGGCTAGATCTAGATGAGACATCTGGGTCAGGAG ACTACCCAGACTCTGAAGATGGCTTGTATCTGACCACCATGGATACCCCTGTG ATACCTGACAACTATATCCCTGGAGATACTGGGAGAAAGATAGAAGgtgagaaggaaaacacaatgGTGGACAACGAAATCATTCCAGACAAAGCTGTACCTGTCGAAGAGAACCTGTCCAACAAGATCTCCATGGCAAgcacagccaacagcagcatcTTTGAAAGAACAGAAGTCCTTACAG ctctcaTCGCAGGAGGAGCAGTGGGTCTCCTGTTTGCCATCTTCCTGATCCTGCTCTTGGTGTATCGCATGAAGAAAAAGGACGAGGGCAGTTACGACCTGGGGAAGAAACCCATCTACAAGAAAGCCCCCACAAATGAGTTCTATGCCTAA